ACAGATTAGTAGTATTTGAAGATACACGTAATGGTGAAAGATTTTTAGGTAAATCTACTAAAGCTACTAAAGAGACTGTTGAAATTGAAGAACAACAGTATCCAGTTGTTAAAGTAGCAATAAATTCT
This portion of the Streptobacillus felis genome encodes:
- the rpmE gene encoding 50S ribosomal protein L31; protein product: RLVVFEDTRNGERFLGKSTKATKETVEIEEQQYPVVKVAINSTFHPFYTVKSKFVDDTGRVDKFKKKYNL